A region of Saimiri boliviensis isolate mSaiBol1 chromosome 10, mSaiBol1.pri, whole genome shotgun sequence DNA encodes the following proteins:
- the KBTBD2 gene encoding kelch repeat and BTB domain-containing protein 2, translating to MSTQDERQINTEYAVSLLEQLKLFYEQQLFTDIVLIVEGTEFACHKMVLATCSSYFRAMFMSGLSESKQTHVHLRNVDAATLQLIITYAYTGNLAMNDSTVEQLYETACFLQVEDVLQRCREYLIKKINAENCVRLLSFADLFSCEELKQSAKRMVEHKFTAVYHQEAFMQLSHDLLIDILSSDNLNVEKEETVREAAMLWLEYNTESRSQYLSSVLSQIRIDALSEVTQRAWFQGLPPNDKSVVVQGLYKSMPKFFKPRLGMTKEEMMIFIEASSENPCSLYSSVCYSPQAEKVYKLCSPPADLHKVGTVVTPDNDIYIAGGQVPLKNTKTNHSKTSKLQTAFRTVNCFYWFDAQQNTWFPKTPMLFVRIKPSLVCCEGYIYAIGGDSVGGELNRRTVERYDTEKDEWTMVSPLPCAWQWSAAVVVHDCIYVMTLNLMYCYFPRSDSWVEMAMRQTSRSFASAAAFGDKIFYIGGLHIATNSGIRLPSGTVDGSSVTVEIYDVNKNEWKMAANIPAKRYSDPCVRAVVISNSLCVFMRETHLNERAKYVTYQYDLELDRWSLRQHISERVLWDLGRDFRCTVGKLYPSCLEESPWKPPTYLFSTDGTEEFELDGEMVALPPV from the exons ATGTCCACTCAAGACGAGAGGCAGATTAATACTGAATATGCTGTGTCCTTGTTGGAACAGTTGAAACTGTTTTATGAACAGCAGTTGTTTACTGACATAGTGTTAATTGTTGAGGGCACTGAATTCGCTTGTCATAAGATGGTTCTTGCAACATGTAGCTCTTATTTCAG GGCCATGTTTATGAGTGGACTAAGTGAAAGCAAACAAACCCACGTACACCTGAGGAATGTGGATGCTGCCACCTTACAGTTAATAATAACTTATGCATACACGGGTAACTTGGCAATGAATGACAGCACTGTAGAACAGCTTTATGAAACAGCTTGCTTCCTACag GTAGAAGATGTGTTACAACGTTGTCgagaatatttaattaaaaaaataaatgcagagaatTGTGTGCGATTGTTGAGTTTTGCCGATCTCTTCAGTTGTGAGGAATTAAAACAGAGTGCTAAAAGAATGGTGGAACACAAGTTCACCGCTGTGTATCATCAGGAAGCATTCATGCAGCTGTCACACGACCTACTAATAGACATTCTCAGTAGTGACaatttaaatgtagaaaaggaagaaaccGTTCGAGAAGCTGCTATGCTGTGGCTAGAGTATAACACAGAATCACGATCCCAGTACTTGTCTTCTGTTCTTAGCCAAATCAGAATTGATGCACTTTCAGAAGTAACACAGAGAGCTTGGTTTCAAGGTCTGCCACCCAATGATAAGTCAGTGGTGGTACAAGGTCTGTATAAGTCCATGCCCAAGTTTTTCAAACCAAGACTTGGGATGACTAAAGAGGAAATGATGATTTTCATTGAAGCATCTTCAGAAAATCCTTGTAGTCTTTACTCTTCTGTCTGTTACAGCCCCCAAGCAGAAAAAGTTTACAAGCTATGTAGCCCACCAGCTGATTTGCATAAGGTTGGGACAGTTGTAACTCCTGATAATGATATCTACATAGCAGGGGGTCAAGTTcctctgaaaaacacaaaaacaaatcaCAGTAAAACCAGCAAACTTCAGActgccttcagaactgtgaattGCTTTTATTGGTTTGATGCACAGCAAAATACCTGGTTTCCAAAGACTCCAATGCTTTTTGTTCGCATAAAGCCATCTTTGGTTTGCTGTGAAGGCTATATCTATGCAATTGGAGGAGATAGCGTAGGTGGAGAACTTAATCGGAGGACCGTAGAAAGATACGACACTGAGAAAGATGAGTGGACAATGGTAAGCCCTTTACCTTGTGCTTGGCAATGGAGTGCAGCAGTTGTGGTTCATGACTGCATTTATGTGATGACACTGAACCTCATGTACTGTTACTTTCCAAGGTCTGACTCATGGGTAGAAATGGCCATGAGACAGACTAGTAGGTCCTTTGCTTCAGCTGCAGCCTTTGGTGATAAAATTTTCTATATTGGAGGGTTGCATATTGCTACCAATTCTGGCATAAGACTCCCCTCTGGCACTGTAGATGGGTCTTCAGTAACTGTGGAAATTTATGATGTGAATAAAAATGAGTGGAAAATGGCAGCCAACATCCCTGCCAAGAGGTACTCTGACCCCTGTGTTAGAGCTGTTGTAATCTCAaattctctctgtgtgtttatGCGAGAAACCCACTTAAATGAACGAGCTAAATACGTCACCTACCAATATGACCTGGAACTTGACCGGTGGTCTCTGCGGCAGCATATATCTGAACGTGTACTGTGGGACTTAGGGAGAGATTTTCGATGCACTGTGGGGAAACTCTATCCATCCTGCCTTGAAGAGTCTCCATGGAAACCACCAACTTACCTTTTTTCAACAGATGGTACAGAAGAGTTTGAACTGGATGGAGAAATGGTTGCACTACCACCTGTATAG